The following proteins are encoded in a genomic region of Terriglobia bacterium:
- a CDS encoding aryl-sulfate sulfotransferase — MVLAAAGFGIGCGTPSLQITVTRSPTLTPASGVALFSATEGPLQAFATDLNGKIVWQYNFDSHSGQYEPLPIQELPSGHLLIVAAHADGIGSCSTCGMDNLVQEIDLAGNTIWQLTNAQLQDQLTAAGYHITIAQMSHDALALPNGHVVVLLSDLKDISSLAGQTGTTTVEGAALVDLDTDHHPVWAWDAFDHLDVNRHPYFKLPDWIHGNAVSYSPDDGDLILSSRAQSWVIKIDYQNGGGSGDIVWRLGYQGDFTLTNGGPADWFYGQHAPVLLSPNSTGVFKIGVFDNGNSRVLDTSGAMCGTSGEPACYSTVPIYQVDEVNHTATVVWRDTLPFFSSSVGNMQVLGNGDVWFDAGSVNGNAEAIVREVTMDSNPQTVLEMHVNRRVYRAVYMPSLN, encoded by the coding sequence ATGGTACTGGCCGCGGCAGGCTTCGGCATCGGTTGTGGGACGCCGAGTCTGCAGATCACTGTCACCCGCTCGCCCACGTTGACTCCCGCCAGCGGGGTGGCGCTGTTTTCGGCGACCGAGGGCCCGCTGCAGGCCTTTGCAACGGATTTGAACGGGAAAATTGTTTGGCAGTACAACTTCGACAGTCATTCGGGTCAGTACGAGCCGCTGCCCATCCAGGAATTGCCGAGCGGCCATCTGCTCATTGTCGCGGCCCACGCCGATGGGATTGGATCTTGCTCAACCTGCGGCATGGATAACCTGGTTCAAGAAATCGATCTGGCGGGGAACACTATCTGGCAGCTCACCAATGCGCAGCTCCAGGATCAGCTCACGGCGGCGGGCTACCACATCACGATTGCGCAGATGAGTCACGATGCTCTGGCGCTGCCCAATGGACATGTTGTCGTGCTGCTGAGCGATCTCAAAGATATCAGCAGCCTGGCGGGGCAGACTGGCACCACCACCGTGGAGGGCGCCGCCTTGGTTGATCTGGATACGGACCACCATCCGGTTTGGGCGTGGGACGCCTTCGATCACCTCGATGTGAACCGCCATCCCTACTTTAAACTTCCCGACTGGATTCATGGCAATGCGGTGAGCTACTCACCCGATGACGGAGACCTGATTCTCTCCTCGAGGGCGCAGTCGTGGGTGATCAAAATTGACTACCAGAATGGCGGCGGAAGCGGCGACATCGTTTGGCGCCTCGGATACCAGGGCGACTTCACCTTAACCAACGGCGGTCCGGCCGATTGGTTTTACGGACAACACGCCCCGGTGCTTCTCAGCCCCAACAGTACGGGAGTTTTCAAAATCGGAGTGTTCGATAACGGCAATAGCCGGGTCTTGGACACGAGTGGAGCGATGTGCGGCACGAGCGGCGAGCCCGCCTGCTACAGCACCGTGCCGATCTATCAGGTTGACGAGGTCAACCACACAGCCACAGTGGTTTGGCGCGACACGCTGCCATTCTTCAGCTCCTCGGTCGGCAACATGCAGGTCCTCGGCAACGGTGATGTATGGTTTGACGCGGGGTCTGTCAATGGGAACGCCGAAGCTATCGTCCGGGAGGTTACGATGGATTCCAACCCCCAGACGGTGCTGGAAATGCATGTGAATCGGAGGGTCTATCGGGCTGTCTACATGCCGAGCCTCAATTGA